GGCCACAATTATGCGAGTCATCGGACCCGCCCTAGCCGGTTTTATGATCGGGATTATCGGTTCCATTGCGACCATTGCCTTTAACGGGCTTACTTTTTTCCTTTCCGCTCTATTTCTCTCTTTTGTTCCCAATCAGTCGATGAAACAAAACAGAGAAAACAGCGGTTCCCAAACCATCTTACACAACATGAAAGAAGGGTTTGTTTATCTGGTCACTCATCCGGTACTGATGCCCATTGCCATTTTTAGTGCGTTAATAAATATTAGCATCCAAGCTGCTACCAGTCTTTTTATCTTTGAGAGCAAAGAAATTCAAGGTTACGGAGCATTTGAAACCTCCACCATTTTCTGGGTTAGTGGGCTATTTTCCTTCTTTACCACACTCATCATTAAACCGGTGAATAACAGAATTACCAAAGGGCAAATGATCCGGTATGGTGCCCTGGGTGTTTTAATTGGAATCGGGATTCTCTTAATCGATCAATCGGTCGTCACCTTAACCATTTCCTATACCTTGCTCTTGGCTATTGGTATTTTCGTGGGTGTCAGTATGATGAGCCTCCGCCAGGAAATTGTGCCTACTCATTTATTGGGACGAGTTATGACAGCCAACCGTATGATTAATAATTCCCTTTCTCCCCTCGCCATTTTGCTTGGCGGATATCTGGCCAACCGTTATTCTCCATACCTGGTTTATTTATTGTCCACCCTTCTCGTATCAGGCAACGTTCTTTATGCCTGGCTGGGAAAAATCAAAGATATCAAGTAAGCTTACCATGCCGAACTCGACTTGTGAATCTTATAGGCACTTAGCCATTGGATAAAGTAGAAATGAACCAAAACAAAAAAAGCATGGAAAGAAAAAGGACCAAATGGAAACGATCGATTTCCATTGGCCCTTTTCTTATAAGCTATAAAAATAATGTTACGATTCCTTTATATAGCTTTGCCTTTGCTCGTATCAAGGGGATTAGAATTTTTTACTCCTGAAGCAATAAACCAAACGGCAGCAATGGCAATTAGTATGACCAAAATCGTTCCGACATTGAAAAATCCATATTTTCCGGCATAGAGAACGGAGTACCCTACTGATCCTGCCAGCAAAGCATAATAGGTCATAGGAAATATGGTTTTACGTATGGTAATCCCTTCCTTTCCAACTAGACCAACGACTGCTGATGCGGCAACTATATTATGAACGGCAATCATGTTCCCTGCGGCTCCACCAACGGCCTGAAGAGCAACTACCCAAGTGGGGTCTACTCCAATCCTTTCCCCTACCCCATACTGGAAGAGAGAGAACATCATGTTAGAAACCGTATTGCTTCCGGCTACAAATGCGCCAAGTGCACCAATAAAAGGTGAAAAGAATGGCCAGGCTGAACCGGCTAATGCTGCAGTTCCTTCAGCAAGAACAATCGGCATCTTTTCAAAACCGGCGGCTCCACCCTGAGAATTGATAAATACCTGAACCATAGGAACGGTAAATACTAAAGCGGTTGCAGCAGATATCATCGTTTTACCAGATGATGCCCAAGCCTTTTTGTAGGAGTTAACATCCATTTTATGAAGGAAGAAGGTAATTATTGAAACTAAAATAAATATGGTGCCTGGTAAGTATAGCGGCTGAAAGCTTGCCGTAATGCTGGTGCCAAATAAGTTAGGAAATTTAACTACCCATGCCTTGAACCAGGCACCGAATGGAAGGGAGCTAAGTCTTGTCAGAACCAAAAATAATGCAACCAAAATATAAGGTGACCACGCCATCGCCATGCTCATCTTTCCATTTTTTGAATGAACCTCTTTTATTTCAATTTTCCCTACCCATTCAGGATCCCAGTTTTCCTTCTTATCAAATTCCCAATACCCATCCTTTGGAAGTAAAAATCCTTTC
This genomic interval from Microaerobacter geothermalis contains the following:
- a CDS encoding L-lactate permease, which encodes MSIGVLSFLSLLPIIAVAIFLVWLKWPASKAMPISYIVAVLLALFVWKVPGAQVAAASVNGLVVAGTLLYIIFGAILLLNTIQESGGLQVIRQGFTDITPDRRIQVIIIAWLFGSFIEGSAGFGTPAAVAVPLLVGLGFPALAAVTAGMIIQSTPVSFGAVGTPILVGVNTGLSADEGIKQFAANLGYADWTQFLYFIGAKVALLHAISGTLVPLLVVVIMTRFFGKNKSWSEGLRVWKFALFAAFSMTIPYLIVANVLGSEFPSMFGGLIGLAIVVSAAKKGFLLPKDGYWEFDKKENWDPEWVGKIEIKEVHSKNGKMSMAMAWSPYILVALFLVLTRLSSLPFGAWFKAWVVKFPNLFGTSITASFQPLYLPGTIFILVSIITFFLHKMDVNSYKKAWASSGKTMISAATALVFTVPMVQVFINSQGGAAGFEKMPIVLAEGTAALAGSAWPFFSPFIGALGAFVAGSNTVSNMMFSLFQYGVGERIGVDPTWVVALQAVGGAAGNMIAVHNIVAASAVVGLVGKEGITIRKTIFPMTYYALLAGSVGYSVLYAGKYGFFNVGTILVILIAIAAVWFIASGVKNSNPLDTSKGKAI
- a CDS encoding MFS transporter — encoded protein: MSFLSNMVLSPSLARNKPFLFLFTGRVISQLGDKLYLLALPWFVLEITGSVVQFANTMALELLPALLFSPFIGVWVDRADRKKILILSDISQGLVITLLVIAVMMGFTWIGLIYITAFLLSILTLLFEAATDAYMPSIVAKEDITEANAKLTMVATIMRVIGPALAGFMIGIIGSIATIAFNGLTFFLSALFLSFVPNQSMKQNRENSGSQTILHNMKEGFVYLVTHPVLMPIAIFSALINISIQAATSLFIFESKEIQGYGAFETSTIFWVSGLFSFFTTLIIKPVNNRITKGQMIRYGALGVLIGIGILLIDQSVVTLTISYTLLLAIGIFVGVSMMSLRQEIVPTHLLGRVMTANRMINNSLSPLAILLGGYLANRYSPYLVYLLSTLLVSGNVLYAWLGKIKDIK